From the genome of Desulfuromonas sp.:
ACGGATATTTATGTCAGTGTCCACACAACAGTTTCTGGTGTCAAAAAAAGCGTTAAACGCCTTAAGGGTAGGGTGATACTTTTTCTGGTTCGGAAGTTATACCCGATGTCTTCTGGGATAGTCGCTGTTTCTGATGGTGTTGCAGACGATTTTTGTAAAACAACTTTAATAACTAAGGACTTGGTAAGTACTATTTATAACCCTGTGGTAACCTCGGATGTTTTCGAGAAAGCAAATCAAGTATTAGATCATCCATGGTTTAAGGTTGGGTCACCCCCGGTGATTGTTTCAGTTGGCCGTCTTACCGACGCAAAAGATTTTAGTAACCTTATTAGGGCTTTTTGGCATGTCAGGCAAAATCATGAGGCGCGTCTTCTTATCTTGGGGGAAGGGGAGCTGCGGCAAGAACTTACTGGTCTAGTGAAAGAACTCGACTTGGAACAAGATATCGATATGCCTGGTTTTGTGGAAAATCCATACCAGTATATTAAGAACGCTTCTGTTTTTGTTCTTTCATCCAAACGTGAAGGCCTACCTACGGTCTTAATAGAGGCTATGGCCTTGCAAGTTCCTCTTGTGTCAACACGATGTAAAAGTGGACCTGTCGAAATTTTAGATAATGGAAAATGGGGTCGACTTGTAAAAGTAGAAGATACCCAGGCACTTGTTGATGGGATTGAAGAGTCACTTGCTGGTAATAAAATAGAAGTAAGTAGTTCAGCTTGGAAACCGTTTTTGTTAGAAAACGTTGTTGATTCCTACCTGCGTTTACTTTTAGGAGGTCAACATGAATAAAGTCGTTTTATGTTCTCTATTTGTCTTGGTTTTTTTTATCCCAATTGAAAATTTAATCGTTTTTTCCACTTTTGGTACATTGACACGAGTCATTGGAGCCTTTGCGTTTTTAGTTGGTGTTATTTCTGTTTTAATTGATAAGAGAGGCCGTCCTTTTGGCCCTTTTTTATTTTTCTTTATTTTCTACATACTCTGGAGTATGGCGACCATTCTTTGGAGTGTTGACTCCAACATGAGTCAAATTGCTACAAAATCTTTGATACAACTTTTTCTCTTCGTGTGGTTACTTTGGGAGTTTGCTCAAACTGAAAATCAAGTTTTACTTTTGTTTAAAGGCTATGTGTGCGGATGCTTTGTGTCTGCAATTTACACCCTGACGGCTTATCAGAGGCATGAACAAACCGCTTATTCACGCTATTCAATGGAGGGATTCGATCCGAATGACATTGGTTTAATAATTACATTAGGAATACCCCTGGCATGGTACGTTTTTAAAAAAGTCGAAGGAAGGATTCAGAAGGCTTTCTTTTTCATGTACGTTCCTATAGCTGTTTTCGCAGTTTTCCTTACAGCCTCTAGAACTGCTTTTTTGGCTCTTTTGGTGGCTCTGTTTTACATAATTATTTCACAAGAAAATGTTAAGTTGAAAAGCAAAGTAGCCTTTTTAATGCTTTCCTGTTTTTTCGCTTTAGTGATTTATCAGATGGTTCCAAGTACAAACTGGTCTCGAATTTTGTCCATTGGTCATGAAGTGGCTTCTGGGAATTTGAATTCTAGGATGAATATATGGACTGATGGCTTAAGAGTGTTTGGTGGGAGTCCGGTCTTTGCTGCCCTAGGGGTGGGCGTTGGAGCTTTTCGATTCAGTGTTGAACCTTTATTTGGTTATCCGGCCGCTTCACACAACCTTTTTCTTTCCATTCTAGTCGGGCAAGGGATGGTTGGATTTTTGATTTTTATGGCCATGGTTCTTTCTCTTGTTAAGAAGGTGGTCGGAATGGAACTCCTGGGGAAACGGCTGTGGATAATAATGCTTGTGGCGCTTTTCGTTGGTGGAATGGGGCTTAGTTGGGATGGTCGGAAACCGACATGGTTGATTTTCGGATTGATTGCAGCTCACGGTACCGTCAACTCGAAAGAGTTTAAGGTTGTGACAAGGGTAACTGGTTAAACTTATGAAACGTAAAATAACCTTTGTGATTACAGGGTTAGGTACCGGCGGAGCAGAGATGATGCTTTTTAAGCTTCTGTCTCGGATGGATAAAAATGACTTTGTGCCTGAAGTTATTTCAATGACAGATTATGTTCCTTTGAAAGTTATTTTTGACGAAATAGGAGTCCCTGTAAAAACTTTAGGGATGCGCAGAGGGGTTCCTGAGTTGAAAGGAATCTATCGACTTGTCAAGGCTTTTCGCTGGAGTGATCCGGATCTTGTTCAAACCTGGATGTACCATGCGGATTTGATAGGTGGTATTGCGGCAAAACTTTCGGGGAACTTATCTGTTGTCTGGAATATTCGAAACAGTAATCTTGATCCCAGTTCTAGTAAGAAAACCACCATTATGACGGCAAAAACCTGTGCAATAATGTCCAAGTATTTGCCTCGAAAAATTATTTGCTGTGCTGAAGAAGCAAGGAGGGTACACGAAAAAATTGGGTATGATTCGAAAAAAATTACAACAATTCCAAATGGTTTTGATTTGGATTCTTTTAAACCTGATCCGGTCGGGCGAAATGAAGTTCGCGAAGAGTTAGGTATATCTAAGGACTCTTTCATTGTCGGATTAGTTGCACGCTACGATCCACAAAAAGATCATAAAAACTTTGTACATGCTGCACAAATGTTCAAAAGCTTAATCACCAAAGTGGACTTTGTGTTGTGTGGTGATGGTATCAATTACGACAATGAAGAATTAACTTCAATGCTTGATTCTTCAGGGGTTAGGGATCGTTTTCATTTGCTCGGGCGTAGATCGGATATACCAAGGATCGTCTCTTCTTTTGATCTTAAATGCTCCTCTTCCTCTTACGGTGAGGCATTCTCAAACTCAATTGGCGAGGCAATGGCCTGTGGTGTGCCTTGCGTTGTTACTGACGTAGGTGACTCGGCATATATTGTGGGAGACACTGGCAAAGTTGTAAAACCTCGTGACTCTGAATCTTTATGTATGGCTTGGTATGGTTTTTGGAAAATGCATAAAGATGAGCGAATGAATCTCGGTAACCAAGCACGTCAAAGAATTTTGGAAATGTTTTCTCTGGACACTGTTGTTGAAAAGTATGAAAACATTTATAGGGATATTTTGAACTGAAAATATAATTTCTTTTTCGGGAAGCCTGATTTTACTTACTGAAAAAACTTTTACATCGGATTTTCAAACATGAAACGTGTTCTTTTTATAACTACAGTTTCAGGAACGATCAGAAGATTCCTGCTTCCTTTTGCAAATCATTTTCGGGCAAAAGGGTGGCAGGTGGATGCTATGTCTCACGGAATATCTGATTGCCCAGAATGTACTGAGGCCTTTAATCAGGTTTGGGATGTGAGCTGGACGCGAAACCCTTTTGACTTGCAAACTTTGTTTAAGGCTCCCCAAACAATACGCGAAACAGTTTCAAGAGAAAAATATGATCTGATACATGTGCACACGCCCATAGCTTCCTTTATAACTCGGTACTCCTTACGCAGGGTCAGTGAAAAAATCAAACCAAAAGTAGTTTATACCGCACATGGGTTCCATTTTTACTCAGGAGGGAACCCTCTCAAGAATTTTTTATTTTCTTCCCTAGAGGGAGCGGCTGGCAAGTGGACTGACTACTTGGTGGTCATCAATCAGGAAGACAAGGCAGCTGCTCAAAAACACCGGATTGTTCCAAACTCACGGATTAGGTTCATGCCTGGAATTGGTGTTGATAATCATTTTTATAACAATGCCCGAGTTGATCCGAAAAATGGTGAAGAGATCCGTCGGCAGTTGGGAATGAGATCCGCTGATTCACTTTTTCTTANCTTTTTCTTATGGTCGCAGAATTTAACCCCGGGAAACGTCATCGGGATGCCTTGCATGCTTTTGCCCGTCTGGGTCGGCAGGATGCACATCTCGCTTTTGCAGGGAACGGTCCTCTAAAAAGTCGTATGGAAGATCTTGCAGGGCGCTTGAATATCAAGGGGCGTACCCATTTTCTCGGTTTCCGGGAAGACATTCCTGCCCTGATGCAAGCCTCTTGCGCCGTTCTTTTGCCCTCGCAGAGGGAAGGTCTACCCCGGAGCGTCATGGAGGCTTTATGCCTGGAGAGGCCATGCATCGGTTCGGATAGTCGCGGTACGCGTGACCTCCTTACCGATGATTGCGGGATTTTGACTTCGGTTGGGGATGTTCCAGCGATGGCCCGGGCAATGGGATGGATGTTGGATCACCGTGATGAAGCAATGGCTATGGGACGGAACGGACGGCTTCGGATGGAAAATTTTGATATTGAGATTATCCTTCGAATGCATGAGTAACTTTATGGAGAGGCCCTTGGGATTTAGGGTCCTGAGCGTCCTTCGTTGTCAAACGTTTGGTTGGCTCGATTATCGGATGTTTCTGGGCTGTGAAATGAAAGGAGAAAAACATTAAAATCCTCCGTTGCCTTTAGTTCTCTGCATCGAGGGGACCCGGCGATGGAACGCACCTCGGTAAACCCGCAAAGCCCTCTTTCCGATTCGGCAAACAAGTCAGACTTTAGTCTTCCTTTTCTTCCTACCTTTTTTCTAAAAAAATCATTCCTTCCTTCCATTGAAAATCCCCTAAAAGCGTATATAAATTAAGCTCATAGTATAAGAAGTTTCTGTTATTTAGGCCTTTTTTCGCCATTCTAGAGGCAAGCCGATGGCAGGGGGAACCCTATGGGGAATTATTCCTTAAAACAAAAGATGCTGAATGCCTTTCCTGGGACAATTGTCTCCAGAGGGGGGGATGGTGGCGAAGTCGGGAACGAACCGATCGGAAGACCCTTGTCGGACGGGTTGACGACCAAGAGTGGGAAACGGATGACGGAAATGGATGCTCACAGGAAGTTCTCTGACATCGAACGAAGTTTCGGTTCTCCTTTCTACCTCTTCGACCAGGATGCTTTCGCTCGGAATTTCAGAGAACTGAGGGCTGCGTTCACTCGGCACTACCCCGATATCGTTATTGGTTATTCATACAAAACGAATTACATCCCCTACGTCTGCAGAATGGCGAGTGACCTTGGGGCACATGCGGAAGTGGTGTCACGATTGGAGCTCGATCTGGCCCTGCGGATTGGATGCAATCCCGAAGAAATCATATTCAACGGGCCCATCAAGGGAAAGGATGACCTCGAACTTGCTATCCGCGGGGGAATGCTGCTCAACATCGACACATTCCGTGAACTGGAAGAAGTGACGGAGTTTGCCCGTTTGAACCCGACCACGGTGGTAAACATCGGGTTGCGAGTCAACATCCCCTTGGTCGACGATGAGGGGAAATCGCAGCTGCAGGAGCATTTGCCAACCGGGCGCTTCGGCTTTTCGCCAGAGGCCCTTGGGGAGGCGGCGCACCAGATACGGTCACAATCGAACATCCGGGTCAACGCCCTGCATGGGCACACCTCTTCAAGTACCAGAAGTGTTTGGGTTTATCGGACCATCGTTCGCTGTCTGTCCGCCGCGGCGGAGAGGCATTTCTCTGACACCATCGAATATCTCAATCTCGGCGGCGGCTTTTTCGGGCACAGAGTTCCGGAGATGGGGTTGTGTGATACTCCTTCCTATGGCGACTACGCAGAGGCGGTGGGCGAAGAGCTCCGTCGTCACCCTTGGGTGAAGGCGCGGCGGCCCCGGCTGATCATTGAACCCGGTATGGCGGTGGTAGCCGATACCATGAGTTTCGTCACGAGGGTTTTCGAGGTCAAAAAGATCGGTGAGCGGCGGCTCGCAGTGGTCGATGGCAGTATTTTTAACGTCAAGCCGACCTTGCACCATCGCAATCATCCTTATGAAGTTATTAAGGGAAACGGCGCAAGCCGCCCGAGAAGTAATTATGACGTGGTGGGCGCCACTTGCATGGAAAAGGATTGTCTTCTGCAGAATATCGAATGCGAAGAAATCGAGCGGGGCGATTTTATCCAAATCTGCAATGTTGGAGCCTATACAATCGTGCTTACTCCCCCGTTCATTCATCCCTCACCACCGATCCTGATCCATGACGGAGAGGATCACAAGGTCATTCGTCGTCGCCAGGAATTTTCTGACGTATTTGGAACCTATACTTTCTGAGTCGGTACGGAGGTCATCATGCCCAATATCCTGCTCACTTGTGCCGGCCGCAGAAATTATCTTGTCCACTACTTCCGTCAGGCCCTTGGCGGCCAGGGGGAAGTTGTTGCGGTCGATTCCAATCCCACAGCCCCGGCTCTTCAGATGGCGGATCGCGCTTTCGTCGTCCCAACGATAAATCACCCCGATTATTTTGACCAGCTCTTGGAGATTTGTCGCCAACACCGAGTGGGTCTGCTTCTTTCGCTCAACGACCTTGAGCTTCCCCTCCTCGCGAGCCAGCGCGACCGATTCATGGCCGTGGGAACCCTGCCAGTTGTTTCCTCTCCGGAGGTGATAGACCTTTGTTTCGACACATTGGCCGCTACGGAATTCTTGGAGCAGGCCGGTTTGAAGGTGCCACGGACCTTCGTCACCCTCGAAGACGTGCGGGGTGCACTGGGGCGGGACGAACTCGGTCTCCCGCTGGTAATCAAGCCTCGCTGGGGGAGCGCATCGATCGGTATCGAGTACCCGGAGAGCCTCGAAGAACTGGAGATGGCCTGGAACCTGAGCAAGCTACGCCTTTTGCGTACTTGTCTGGCGGGCCCGAGCGCGGCCAACCTGGAGCAGTGCATGCTGGTGCAGGAGCGCCTTGCGGGAGTCGAGTACGGGCTCGACGTGGTGAATGACCTGGAGGGGCGCCATGTCGGCACTTTCGTCAAGCAAAAAAAAGCCATGCGGGCCGGAGAGACTGACCAGGCCGTTACTGTGGTTTCTCCGCTTCTCCAGGGAGTCGGGCGCAAAATAGGCGAGGCTCTGCAACATGTCGGAAATCTCGATTGTGACGTTTTCGTCGAGGGTGACCAATGCCGGGTTCTGGAGATGAACCCTCGCTTCGGAGGCGGCTATCCCTTCTCTCATGCCGCCGGGGCGAACCTTCCGGCGGCGCTTCTGGCCTGGGCCCAAGGAAAAACACCCGATCCCCAGTGGTTGACTCTCAGGCCGGTGGTGGCCTCGGCGAAGTGTGATCACCTCGTGGAGGTTCGTGACTATGCTCGCAGTGAAACTTCGGTTTTCGTTAAAAACATGTTGACGGGCCGGAAGAACCAGTTCGGCGCTGCCGTCGAGGCCGTGTGAGCAGCACCCTTCCGACATGGAAGTCGAAATCTCGATGGAGTGATATTTCAAAGGAAATTATGTCCCGAAAGGGAAAACAATGAAGATTGCCGTTTTGGTCAAAAGCGTACCCGATACCGCTGCAACACCGGAAATTGGTGATGATGGGCGAACAGTGATTACCGATCATCTCGATTTCATCCTCAATCCATATGACGAATTTGCGGTGGAGGAGGCGGTGCGGTTGAAGGAATCCCTCGGTGCTGAAGTGACGGCGGTCAGCCTGGGAGGGGAAAACGCACTTAAGGCAGTACGTTCCGCTTTGGCCCTTGGAATTGAGGCCGGGGTGCTGGTGCGGCCGCCTTCCGGTGCAGAGTTGACGGGCCGAGGGGCAGCCCTGTGCCTGGCGGGCCTACTGAGAGAACTGGCTCCGGACCTGGTTCTGGCCGGCAAACATGCAGTGGATGACGATGGTGCCCAAGTGGCCGAGCGGGTAGCCGAGCAACTGGGCTTTGGGCATGCTTCGGCCGTATCCCGAATGGAATTGAATGGTAATCGGCTGGTTGCCGACCAGGAGATGGAGGGGGGACATTTGACCTTCGATATGGCACTGCCGGCAGTGGTGACAACGGAGAAAGGGATCAACACCCCGCGTTATCCAACCCTGCCACAAATTCTAAAGGCGAGGCGGAAGGAGGTCAGAGAGGTGCAAGTTCCCGAAGGAGGCGCCGACCTTGAGCCTGGCTGGGTTGTGGAAGGGGTCACGGCCCCCAATACGGAAAGGAGGCGACAAATCTTTACAGAGGAAGAGAGTGCCGCCGTTGAGTGTCTGGCCGACTTGCTGAGACAGGAATTCGCATCCTGAAACCGGGAGAATCCCATGAACGTTTTGGTGTTGCTGGAACCGAAAGGTGCATTGACTGCCGGCAGCCTGATGGCGGTTGCTTCCGCAGCACGTTTTGCCCGCAAGAGCGGTGCGGAACTACATGCCGTTTGGCCTTCTAGCGGTGTCCGGGACCAGGCCAGGCAACTGGCGGGGCTTGGCATTCATACCGTTCATGCCGTTCAGGATGATGTCTTACCCTCCTTCAGTCACGAGGCCTGGGTCCCATTCCTGGCCGATTTAGCCAAATCCTTGAGGTCCCGGCTCATCGTCGGCCCGGCTTCGGCGCTCGGCAAGGCATGGTCAGCCGCCCTGGCGGCTCGGCTTGACGCGGAATTGGCGCAGGGCTGTATCGCTCTGGAAACTGCCGTAGATGGAACTCCGTTGGCACGCAAGCCTCTGTATGCCGGAAAGATCCTCGCAGATCTGCGACTGGAGCGCTCCCCGACCCTGGTAACTTTGCGCCCGACAGCCGCTCGGGTGGAGAGGGCGGGGGAGGAGATTCCGGAGATCGCATTCCACGTCGTGCCTGTGCCGCAAGATTTATGCTCCACTCTCAGGGATGTGGTGCACGTGGCCGCAGCCACGGTTGAGTTGGGAGAGGCCCGAGTCGTGGTCGCGGGGGGACGGGGAATCGGCGGACCTGAGAACTGGGGTGCTCTGAGGGATCTCTGCGAGGTGCTCGGCGCCGGCCTCGGTGCCAGCCGGGCCGCTGTCGATGCCGGTTGGATACATCATGCTCATCAGATCGGACAAACCGGAAAGGTGGTCGGCCCCGACCTTTACATTGCCTGCGGGATCTCCGGTGCGATTCAGCATCTGGCGGGCATGCGTGGCGCCCGCCGGGTGGTGGCGATCAACAGGGATCCTGCGGCGGAAATATTCCAGCACTGCGATTACGGGATCGTCGGCGATCTGTTCAAAATTATTCCGACTCTGACCAAGGAATTAAAAGCCCGGCGACAGCAGGTCGCCTGAAGGTGTGAATGATGGAAGTCACCCGACCTCTTGGCACATACAGCCATACCTACTGGTTGATGTACCTGCTGACTGCGGCAGCTGCGGCTGTTTTGGCCTGGGGGGTCGGGGTCCGCATAAGCCGCTGGCGAACGGGGCGGGGAGCCGGCCGGGACCGGATGAGTCATCCCTGGCGACGGTCCCTCGACCTGGCAGCCGATGTCGCGACCCAGAGGCGGCTCCGAAGCCCCTCCCATCCCTGGCTTTTTCACGGCCTGATCGTCTGGGGGTTCGGCATTTTTCTCCTCGGCACCTTCTGTCTTATGCTTCAGGAGCATTTCGGTCTGCCGACTTTCAGCGGCGGATGGTACCTCATCCTCAACCTTGGACTCGACCTTTTCTCCGTACTGGTGCTCGTCGGTGTCATTCTGGCAGCGTGGCGCCGCTGGGTCCTGCGACCTGAGGAGCTGAGCCGTGCCCGCACCAGCGGCCTGGTCCTCGCCCTTGTCGCCGCTCTCCCGGTTTCGGGACTTCTTCTCGAGGGGGTGAGACTGGCCCGCGAGCCCGACCCCTGGGCACCATGGTCGCCGGTGGGCTATTCGGTTGCCGGCCTCCTGCCCGGAGTCGAGACTGAAACTTTCTCCGCTCTGCATCTGGGGCTGTGGTGGGGGCATCTACTGGTCGCCCTCGGGTTCCTGGCGGCAATTCCCTTCACACGGCTGTTTCACCTTGTTGCCGGTCCGGCCGCCCTGTTCTTCGCCGATCGGGATGCTGCCCGGGCCCTTGTTCCCCTCGATCTTTCCGATGAGGATGCGACCTCTTTTGGCGTTGGCCGGATCGAGGATTTCTACTGGAAGCGTCTCCTCGACGCCGATGCCTGTACGGGCTGCGGTCGTTGTCAAAGTCAATGTCCTGCTTGGCAATCGGGAAAATCTCTTTCTCCCAAGGAAATTAGTGAATCGATACAGTCACGCCTGATCCCGGGCGTTCGAGAAGCACGCCAGGGCCGAAGCCCTGGAGGCGGCGAGGATGCTCCGGCCCTTGCCGGAGAGGTTGTCCAGGAGAAAGCACTATGGGCGTGTACCACCTGTCGCTCCTGCGAGGCGCACTGCCCGGTGGGGGTGGAGCATGTCCCCCGGATTATCGACATGCGCCGTTTTCTGGTCCTTACCAAGGCGCGGTTCCCGTCAGAACTGCTGACGGCATTTCGCGGTCTTGAGCACAACGGCAATCCCTTTGGGCTGGAATCCCGCGAGCGCGTCGATCGGGCCGTGGAGGCCCAATTGCCAATTTGGGCCGATACGCCGGAGGCGGAAATCCTTCTCTGGCCCGGATGCAACGGGGTGTATGACCCCCGCTACAGGCAGGTGATAGAGGCGCTTGCAGAGCTCTTGAAACGGGCCGGGATTCGTTTCGCCGTCCCCGGGGAAGAGGCGGTCTGCTGCGGCGATGCGGCCCGACGTTTGGGAAACGAATACCTCTGTCAGGAACTGGTTGTGCGGAACCTTGAAGCATTCGAGCGAATGGGCATCCGGAGGATTGTTACTGCATGTCCCCATTGCTTCAATACGCTCCGCCATGAATATCCCGCATTCGGCGACGGGCTGGAAGTGGTGCATCACAGCGAATTGCTTAGTGAACTTCTCAGCAGTGGCCGCCTTCGGTTGCCCTCCGGGGGGAAAGAATCAGCCATCGGCTTTCATGACCCCTGTTACCTCGCCCGGTATAACGGCATCACGACGGAGCCCCGACAGTTGCTTCGCGCCGCCGGGATTCATATCGAAGAGTCGGATCGGAAGGGGAAGGATGCCTTTTGCTGTGGCGGCGGAGGCGGCCGCATCTGGCTGGAGGAACAGGAGGGCCGACCCATGGGGGATGAACGCGTGGGGCAGTTAATGGCCGCCGGCGCGTTGAAAATCGCCACCGCCTGCCCTTTCTGCTTGACCATGCTGACTCAAGGAAATGCCAAGTTGGCCGACGGAATGCCCATTCAGGTCCAGGATGTAGCAGAGATACTCGCGGAAAAGACCATCTGATTTTTAAAAGGAGATCGGCTATGAAAGGCACTGAGCGAGAGGTGATCCGGGATTTCATTATCACGAAAATCGCCAAAAATAGCGAACACCGGGAAATCGCTGATCATGACGACATTATCGAAAAGGGAATGATCGATTCCCTGGGAATCATGCACCTGATCGGCTATCTGGAGACAACTTTCGAAATGAAGATCGGGGATGACGAAATTCTTCCGGAGAACTTCACATCTGTCGAGGCGATCACCTCCTTCGTCACCCAAAGCCGATAAAGGCTCCCCTGTGGAGGGTTTAGCGTGTGGAAACCAGTGAAATAAAAATGGATTTCAGCAACATTCCGATGGTTCCTGGTCGCAAGCTCGCCTTGCCGAAAGTATACGGAGACACGCCCACGTTCCTTGGCGTGCCGAACCTGGATTCGGCATCTCCGGACCCGGGCCTCGATGCCGTTATCGTCGGTGTGCCCTGGGAGGGGACGGTGACCTGGGGATCTTACACCGGCTGCGAACTCGCACCGCGCTCCATCCGGCATGCCTCAGCGCGCTACGGCGGATTTTTGCCGGAGTATGATATCAATTTGTTTGATCATCTGCGCCTGGTGGATGCCGGCGATGTCGCCGTCAACCCGAATTGCTCCAAGGAAACAATGAAGCAGGTGTTCGAAATGATGGACCTGGTCTACCGGCAGGGAAGCATTCCGGTTGTTTTGGGGGGGGACCACTCCTTTACCCCGGAAGTGATCCGGGCGCTCAGTAACAACCGGTCCGGCTCGGTTGGCGTCATCCATCTTGATGCCCACTTCGATAACGCCAAGGGGTTCGGCACCGATGCGACGCCCAGATGCTCGCCATTGCACCATATCTACCAATTGCCGGAGGTCAGGACCCAGAGTGTCGTTCATCTTGGGATCCGAGGGCCGAGGAACTCACCGGCACAAATGGAATACGCCCGGGAAATGGGGGCCAGTGTCTTTACCATCAGGGACATCCGGTCACGGGGAATCGATGCGGTTGTCGAGGAGGCGATCCGTATCGCCCATGAGAGGACGGAACAAGTTTACGTCACCATTTGCAGCGATTGCATAGATGCGGCCTTCAACCCTGGAGGCCCTGCCGATTTTAATGGTCTTTTTGCCCATGAAATTTTTTCGGCCCTGTATCGGATCGGCGAGGCGGGTTTCGAAGGGCTCGATTTCGTCGAGGTCTATCCGAATCAAGACCCCCACGCCTTCTCGTCACATCTCGCAACATGGGCCATTGTTCACGCCCTGGCAGGTCTGTCAGCGCGTAAACGGGGGGCAGGGAACGTCTGAGGCTGAACGATGTCTATCCACGTTGTCCTGTCGAGGAGAGGAGCTCATGGATTTTTCCCTTTCGCAAGATCAAACTGAATTCAAGGAGGCGGTCGTCCGATTCGCCCAGAAAAAACTCGTTGACGATCTGTCGGCCCGGGAGAAGAGGGGAGAGTTTTTCCTGGATGGCTGGCGAGAGTGCGCCGATTTTGGCTTGCTCGGGTTGCCGGTGCCGGAGGAATACGGAGGACTGGGGATGGATGCTCTGACCTGCCTCCTTTCTCTGGAAGGGCTGAGTTATGGCTGCCGCGACAATGGCCTGGTCTTCGCGATCAACTCCCATCTCTGGACCTGCGTAAAGCCGATCCTGAGTTTCGGGTCAGTGGCGCAGAAGGAAAGATTCTTGCCGGCTCTTGTGCGGGGTGAAATGATCGGCGGACATGCGATGACTGAACCCGAGGCGGGATCTGATGCTTTCGGCATGCGCTGCCAGGCCCGGAAAGAGGGAGACCGCTATATCCTCAACGGCACCAAGATCTTCATCACTAATGCTCCCATCGCTGATCTTCTCCTGGTCTTCGCGGTTACTGACCCGGATCGCAGCTTCGGAGGCATTTCCGCCTTTATTGTCGAGAAGGGCTTTCCGGGCTTTTCCGTCGGCCGCCCTCTGGAGTTGATGGGACTGAAAACCTGCCCTATCGGCGAGGTGATTCTTCAGGACTGCGAGGTCCCGGAGGAAAACCGGTTGGGGAAGGAAGGGGCGGGTACAGCTATTTTCAACGCGGAGATGGAATGGGAGCGCGGCTGTCTGTTTGCCGCTCACCTGGGCGCCATGGAACGGGAGTTGGAGGCGTGCGTTAGCTATGCCGGGGAGCGGCATCAGTTTGGACGACCGATCGGGTCGAACCAGGCTGTTTCGCACCGGATCGCCGACATGGCGGTCAGGATCGAATTGTCTCGCATGATTCTCTACAAGGTGGCCTGGATGAAGGACCAGGGGATGCGGGCGCCCAAGGACTCGGCTATCGCCAAGTTGTTCGTCAGCGAGAGCTACGTCCACAACAGCCTCGACGCCCTCCAACTCCATGGGGCATACGGCTACTCGACTGAATACGAACCGGAGAGGCACGTACGTGACTCCCTGGCCGGGCGGATTTATTCCGGGACTTCGGAGATTCAGAGAAATATCATCGCCAGTTTTTATAACCTCTGAGACGGAAGGCGGGGACATGGGTGTGTACCTGCTTCATCATTTGTTAACCAGGAGCGCCGAAAAACATCCCGACCGCACTGCGCTCATCCACGGGGAACGGACCCTGACCTATGCCGAATTGGACCAACAAAGTGGCCGCCTTGCCACCCTTTTGGTCCAAACGGGGGTCCGCCCCGGGGACCGGGTGGGTATTTTGGTCAAAAAATCCCCGGAAAG
Proteins encoded in this window:
- a CDS encoding electron transfer flavoprotein subunit beta/FixA family protein; translation: MKIAVLVKSVPDTAATPEIGDDGRTVITDHLDFILNPYDEFAVEEAVRLKESLGAEVTAVSLGGENALKAVRSALALGIEAGVLVRPPSGAELTGRGAALCLAGLLRELAPDLVLAGKHAVDDDGAQVAERVAEQLGFGHASAVSRMELNGNRLVADQEMEGGHLTFDMALPAVVTTEKGINTPRYPTLPQILKARRKEVREVQVPEGGADLEPGWVVEGVTAPNTERRRQIFTEEESAAVECLADLLRQEFAS
- a CDS encoding electron transfer flavoprotein subunit alpha/FixB family protein, with protein sequence MNVLVLLEPKGALTAGSLMAVASAARFARKSGAELHAVWPSSGVRDQARQLAGLGIHTVHAVQDDVLPSFSHEAWVPFLADLAKSLRSRLIVGPASALGKAWSAALAARLDAELAQGCIALETAVDGTPLARKPLYAGKILADLRLERSPTLVTLRPTAARVERAGEEIPEIAFHVVPVPQDLCSTLRDVVHVAAATVELGEARVVVAGGRGIGGPENWGALRDLCEVLGAGLGASRAAVDAGWIHHAHQIGQTGKVVGPDLYIACGISGAIQHLAGMRGARRVVAINRDPAAEIFQHCDYGIVGDLFKIIPTLTKELKARRQQVA
- a CDS encoding (Fe-S)-binding protein, with the protein product MMEVTRPLGTYSHTYWLMYLLTAAAAAVLAWGVGVRISRWRTGRGAGRDRMSHPWRRSLDLAADVATQRRLRSPSHPWLFHGLIVWGFGIFLLGTFCLMLQEHFGLPTFSGGWYLILNLGLDLFSVLVLVGVILAAWRRWVLRPEELSRARTSGLVLALVAALPVSGLLLEGVRLAREPDPWAPWSPVGYSVAGLLPGVETETFSALHLGLWWGHLLVALGFLAAIPFTRLFHLVAGPAALFFADRDAARALVPLDLSDEDATSFGVGRIEDFYWKRLLDADACTGCGRCQSQCPAWQSGKSLSPKEISESIQSRLIPGVREARQGRSPGGGEDAPALAGEVVQEKALWACTTCRSCEAHCPVGVEHVPRIIDMRRFLVLTKARFPSELLTAFRGLEHNGNPFGLESRERVDRAVEAQLPIWADTPEAEILLWPGCNGVYDPRYRQVIEALAELLKRAGIRFAVPGEEAVCCGDAARRLGNEYLCQELVVRNLEAFERMGIRRIVTACPHCFNTLRHEYPAFGDGLEVVHHSELLSELLSSGRLRLPSGGKESAIGFHDPCYLARYNGITTEPRQLLRAAGIHIEESDRKGKDAFCCGGGGGRIWLEEQEGRPMGDERVGQLMAAGALKIATACPFCLTMLTQGNAKLADGMPIQVQDVAEILAEKTI
- a CDS encoding phosphopantetheine-binding protein, which encodes MKGTEREVIRDFIITKIAKNSEHREIADHDDIIEKGMIDSLGIMHLIGYLETTFEMKIGDDEILPENFTSVEAITSFVTQSR
- a CDS encoding agmatinase family protein; this encodes METSEIKMDFSNIPMVPGRKLALPKVYGDTPTFLGVPNLDSASPDPGLDAVIVGVPWEGTVTWGSYTGCELAPRSIRHASARYGGFLPEYDINLFDHLRLVDAGDVAVNPNCSKETMKQVFEMMDLVYRQGSIPVVLGGDHSFTPEVIRALSNNRSGSVGVIHLDAHFDNAKGFGTDATPRCSPLHHIYQLPEVRTQSVVHLGIRGPRNSPAQMEYAREMGASVFTIRDIRSRGIDAVVEEAIRIAHERTEQVYVTICSDCIDAAFNPGGPADFNGLFAHEIFSALYRIGEAGFEGLDFVEVYPNQDPHAFSSHLATWAIVHALAGLSARKRGAGNV